The Coffea eugenioides isolate CCC68of chromosome 8, Ceug_1.0, whole genome shotgun sequence genome has a segment encoding these proteins:
- the LOC113781109 gene encoding protein YABBY 4-like: MSSSSTSSTTTTWSLDHFASSEQLCYVHCNICDTVLAVSVPCTSLFQTVTVRCGHCTNLLPVNMRGLLLPSANQLHNHFGHTFFSPSPNFLDQISSPTPNFLMNQTTASDFTLPPQTGFSDLPRPPVMNRPPERRQRIPSAYNRFIKEEIQRIKATNPDISHREAFSAAAKNWAHFPHIQFGLMPDQTV, from the exons ATGTCCTCCTCTTCTACTAGTTCCACTACAACTACTTGGTCATTGGACCACTTCGCTTCTTCCGAGCAGCTGTGCTATGTCCATTGCAACATATGCGACACCGTCCTCGCG gtgagtgttccatgtACAAGTTTGTTCCAAACTGTCACGGTCCGCTGCGGCCATTGCACTAATCTTTTGCCAGTGAACATGAGAGGGTTGCTCTTGCCTTCAGCTAACCAGCTCCATAATCACTTTGGCCATACATTCTTCTCTCCTTCCCCTAACTTTCTG GATCAAATCTCAAGCCCGACTCCCAACTTTCTGATGAATCAGACTACAGCAAGTGACTTCACTCTACCTCCTCAGACGGGATTCAGTGACCTTCCTAGGCCACCGGTTATGAACAGAC CTCCAGAGAGGAGACAGAGAATCCCTTCTGCTTACAACCGATTCATCAA GGAGGAGATCCAACGCATTAAGGCAACAAATCCTGATATTAGCCATAGGGAGGCTTTCAGCGCAGCTGCAAAAAAT TGGGCTCACTTTCCTCATATTCAATTTGGTCTCATGCCTGATCAAACTGTCTAG